One segment of Drosophila mauritiana strain mau12 chromosome 3R, ASM438214v1, whole genome shotgun sequence DNA contains the following:
- the LOC117144566 gene encoding proteoglycan 4 isoform X7 has product MIYENEELRLRTININAEVERGQSDIKRLRRENEQLRREIWTLRDECDRLNKRFKAKLNEHEFGGCRGSGGSGGTCHAYRCSGGGRGSGGCDANSDDSDSCDTCRGADDGHCSDECCQEGGSCAPPKPPLPPEVPSPPSQSKNEDGNSTNQTKEPQPMHFDHLSVVSEETLSNPELMHVQQQEHLTIFPPPDAHGSQSTLPSMMGPLTPLTPIELVANQLNDLQAMVPPLSYFENILSQHMGARNAAQTPSPELGTSSSTTTGKTMRHTNGWDYNLQSPFTQRKYNEPSSPSRSPPPPVSTMTTFVPTSTLQTMPKIALNAPPHPHLADGGDIETVAITTNAAQHALNSPKHFFAPIKPRLKLNTKLANQGQDLEQDDLPPGSPPPPLRDPPDIFVNNALASPYQRQVSPQTDSVNLESILNDIETISEDILAIQLEKSKSRDNLSHNNNKDDERVKKPYRSEMNLYLQYDGTNPTISPATTDTQTTEIGTTTPAVTTSSESGNSGSSKLVRRTRSLEREHTDSPAPHIPDPMTPFPDKCTYLGFEQLNQAAAGAVVPPQSPNGQRPPIAAKPNVPLKPPPPLPPARRPTMPTEPPPPPPTTSASGVIGLPPNKSHLYKTLASAAAKRAIFRSSPSQLTRSLDVDPTASDGETGVAGDQSAAGNMDELARRKARRVSIVCGSGQGGQQDEVAAPVTTVPMATASCVDLSTVLTHPAIKAFKMSHSTPNSPHSSRRRTNSNSMAAPPGTPVGGGHPEIGATASAPPSTTHHHHHRKEGSDPVPMTATVSRTKCSRRHSEGTVHTVHRNSAASGGAGGGHHHHSHSHHHPHSGMVISSNPHHSHHSHQDSNHETVTSLSDRNSNSFASSRESSTSFSMRSNRRKISVSSHTGGKIPWCGCWGNGCL; this is encoded by the exons ATGATATACGAAAATGAGGAGCTCAGGCTGCGCACCATTAATATTAATGCAGAAGTGGAACGAG GGCAATCGGACATCAAGCGACTGCGGCGGGAGAATGAGCAATTGCGTCGGGAGATCTGGACCTTGCGGGACGAGTGCGATAGGCTAAACAAACGCTTCAAGGCGAAGCTCAACGAGCACGAGTTTGGTGGATGCAGGGGCAGCGGCGGCAGTGGCGGCACATGCCACGCCTACCGGTGCAGCGGCGGTGGGCGTGGGAGCGGAGGTTGTGATGCTAATAGTGAT GACTCTGACTCATGTGATACGTGTCGCGGGGCAGACGACGGGCACTGCAGCGACGAGTGCTGCCAGGAGGGAGGATCCTGTGCGCCACCAAAGCCTCCACTACCGCCGGAGGTGCCCAGCCCCCCATCCCAATCTAAAAACGAGGATGGTAACAGCACCAACCAGACCAAGGAGCCGCAGCCCATGCACTTCGATCACCTGTCGGTGGTCTCCGAGGAGACGCTGAGTAACCCTGAGCTGATGCACGtccagcagcaggagcatcTTACGATATTCCCCCCACCAGACGCCCACGGATCGCAGAGCACGCTGCCCAGCATGATGGGACCGCTCACCCCGCTGACGCCCATCGAACTGGTGGCCAATCAGCTGAACGACCTGCAGGCTATGGTGCCACCATTGTCCTACTTTGAGAACATCCTGTCGCAGCATATGGGCGCACGAAACGCCG CCCAAACGCCCTCTCCGGAGTTGGGGACCAGTTCGAGCACCACCACCGGCAAGACGATGCGGCACACGAACGGCTGGGACTACAATCTGCAGTCGCCCTTCACTCAGCGCAAGTACAACGAGCCGTCGTCGCCGTCCCGCTCGCCACCGCCACCTGTGAGCACGATGACCACATTTGTGCCCACGTCCACCCTGCAGACGATGCCCAAGATCGCGCTGAATGCCCCGCCACACCCACACCTGGCGGATGGTGGCGACATCGAAACGGTGGCCATCACCACAAATGCCGCGCAGCATGCGCTCAACAGTCCGAAGCACTTCTTTGCGCCGATCAAGCCGCGTTTGAAGCTCAACACCAAGCTGGCCAATCAGGGACAGGATCTCGAGCAGGACGATCTACCGCCGGGCTCACCGCCGCCGCCCTTGCGAGATCCACCGGATATCTTCGTGAATAACGCCCTGGCCTCACCCTATCAGCGCCAAGTGTCCCCACAA ACGGATTCGGTCAACTTGGAGTCCATTCTGAACGACATCGAGACGATTTCGGAGGATATACTGGCCATTCAGCTCGAGAAGAGCAAGTCAAGGGACAACCTAAGCCACAATAATAACAAGGACGATGAAAGGGTGAAGAAACCCTATCGCTCCGAAATGAACCTGTATCTGCAGTATGACGGCACAAATCCGACCATTTCACCCGCCACCACGGACACCCAAACAACGGAAATCGGAACAACTACACCGGCGGTGACCACGTCCAGCGAATCGGGAAACAGTGGGAGCAGTAAATTAGTGCGACGCACCCGATCCTTGGAGAGGGAGCACACCGACAGCCCTGCACCGCACATTCCGGACCCCATGACACCGTTTCCCGACAAGTGCACCTACCTGGGATTCGAGCAGCTGAACCAGGCGGCAGCTGGGGCCGTAGTGCCCCCCCAATCGCCGAATGGGCAGAGGCCTCCCATCGCAGCCAAGCCGAATGTACCGCTGAAACCACCGCCCCCGCTGCCACCAGCCCGCAGGCCAACCATGCCCACTGAACCACCGCCCCCGCCTCCAACCACTTCCGCTTCCGGCGTAATCGGTCTGCCGCCCAACAAGAGTCACCTGTACAAGACACTCGCCTCGGCGGCTGCCAAAAGAGCCATCTTCCGCTCATCGCCGTCGCAGTTAACCAGATCCCTGGACGTGGATCCCACTGCATCGGATGGGGAGACGGGCGTGGCAGGTGACCAGTCAGCTGCTGGAAAT ATGGACGAGTTGGCGAGGCGGAAGGCACGACGCGTATCCATCGTTTGTGGATCCGGACAGGGAGGCCAGCAGGACGAGGTGGCCGCGCCCGTTACTACCGTGCCCATGGCTACCGCCAGTTGTGTGGACCTGAGCACAGTGCTCACTCATCCGGCAATCAAGGCTTTTAAGATGAGTCACAGCACCCCCAACTCGCCGCATTCCTCGCGTCGTCGCACCAACAGTAACTCGATGGCAGCTCCACCGGGAACACCGGTGGGCGGTGGACACCCCGAAATAGGGGCCACTGCATCGGCACCGCCCAGCACCACACATCATCACCACCATCGCAAGGAGGGCAGTGATCCGGTTCCCATGACGGCCACTGTTAGTCGGACCAAGTGCTCCAGGCGGCACTCCGAGGGCACCGTTCACACCGTCCACCGGAACAGTGCTGCCAGCGGAGGAGCAGGCGGTGGCCACCACCATCACAGCCACAGCCACCACCACCCGCACAGCGGAATGGTGATCAGCAGCAACCCGCACCACAGCCACCATTCCCACCAGGACAGCAACCACGAGACGGTTACCTCGCTGTCCGATCGCAACTCCAACAGCTTCGCCTCCTCCCGCGAGTCCTCCACTAGCTTCAGCATGCGCTCCAATCGTCGGAAGATCTCGGTCAGTTCGCACACGGGCGGCAAGATCCCGTGGTGCGGCTGCTGGGGCAATGGATGCCTCTAG